The DNA region CCTCACTGGGCACAGCGGCCCCTTCAGGCTGATTCTGAGCACTCGCGCGCTCCTGTGGCTCTAGGATCCCAGTCTTTTTCATGTGTTGCCCTTAATTGTCTGTTTCTAATCTTTGGGTAGATAAATTTATTAATTGCTCAAATAATAGGTATGTACCCTATTACAGGAACTCTGGTCCTTGATTTCTGACTATTTCTGTTAAATAACTTCTAAAGTGTTTAATTGACCAAATCACTTGCAACTGATCACAAATTTggcgtcttggccaaatttcccattggcccttaccaatcatggcctcctaataacccccatgtctgaactggcttcatcactctgctctcctccccactgatagctggtgtgtggtgagtgtactggtgcactatggctgctgtcacatcatccaggtggggctgcacattggtggtggtggaggggagtccccattacctgtaaagctctttgagtggagtgtccagaaaagcgctttataagtgtaagcaattattattattattattattattaattaacttGTTCCAGGTCTTCAGTATCTCTGCTACACTGGAGAGGCATGTGCTAGGACCTTTTTAACCACAAGGGGGCAGTGTTACCTTTCTCAGCCTCAGCTGACCGTTCTTCTGAAAGATCTGAAAGATAAGGGAGCAGGGAGGAGGCGATGAAAAACACTTATGTGTTGTCTCTCAGTGCTTCCTCTCGGGTGAACAGTCCTGCGTCTGCCCACGTGTTCTACACAGAGACACTCACCGAGGCTGACAGCGCAGTGCCCAGGACACACAGCAGCACAACGACCACACGCATGGCGAGATCACTCTGGAGCACCACCTGCACGACAACAGCAGGCGGTCAGGGAGACGAGCAGCCTGAGGACTGTGGCTTCCTGGGAACATCACTGCCCTGTTCATGGTGCTAGTTCTCGTCATGGCGAGAGGTCATGAAAGTGTGCGTTACTTGTGTTCTGTTTGGCAGCTTCCAGACTGAAATGTCCTGCAGTCCAGTGGCTGCCTGTTTTCCCTAAGAGCTGCACTCTCCATGCAGAACACAAGGCACgcacacagagctcagaggagCTTGGATCCCACAGGACGACGGAGCTTGGATCCCACAGGACAAGACGGAGCTTGGATCCCACAGGACAAGACGGAGCTTGGATCCCACAGGACAAGATATAGCTTGGATCCCACAGGACAAGACGGAGCTTGGATCCCACAGGACAAGATATAGCTTGGATCCCACAGGACAAGACGGAGCTTGGATCCCACAGGACAAGATATAGCTTGGATCCCACAGGACAAGACGGAGCTTGGATCCCACAGGACAAGATATAGCTTGGATCCCACAGGACAAGATATAGCTTGGATCCCACAGGACTCACACGGGCCAAGACAGTGCTCAGAGCtagacagagctcagaggacaAAACTCAGTGCACAGTGCAAGAAGCAGAGAGGATACACAGGATAACACACAGCTCAGAGCACAGGGTGTGAGGCACCTGTATATAAAACTATTACACtgcacacctggagtacagaagCTGAATACAGGACGAGACACAACAAGACAGAGCACTAGGCTTGAAGCACAGAGTACACAGCATGGGACACACATCTTGGAGCATGCGCCATGAAGCACAGAGCTCAGAGTTCAAGGCATGAAGCACAGAGCACATAGCAGTGAGATAACCGACACTAAACCAACCTGCAGCAGTCTGTCTACAGTAAAGTGCTACAGCAGTTACTACTCATACCATTACTGCAATGACTCTGATCTCCCCTCACAGTCTCCCATCACACCAGTCAGGATCAAGAGCTCCATGTCCACCCCAGACAGACAGAATCCGGACGAATCACTTTCTCCTGTGCTGCCATCTGGTCTTGTGTAAAGGCACAGGTGTGAGTAAACAGTCTTACCTGAGTTCAGCTCTctgggtgtactgtatgtctgtctcTGCTGGGCTTCTCTCCTCCTCTGACTGCCTTTAAACCAGGGGTACAcacccctccacacacacacatcttcaCAAACACATTTTCGCACACTCCCCCTTCTAGACATACCGTTGCACTTACACACACATAGACCTGCAAACACACGCCGGCTGTTGGGATTTCAGATTCCCTGTTTCCCTATTCCCTATTTGCTCTGTCTGTGAGACAATCCTCCAGTGCTTTCTCCCTTGTTAAAAACTGCACACCTGGTTTATAGAAATCTAATATAcgtcacacactgcacacctggtGTATATAAACCTAatatactgcacacactgcacacctggtGTATATAAACCTAATATACTGCACACACTCCTGGGGTATATTTACTGTCTATGATGCACTCCTGGGGTGTATTTACTGTCTATGATGCACTCCTGGGGTATATTTCCTGTCTTTGATGCACTCCTGGGGTATATTTACTGTCTGTAATGCACTCCTGGGGTATATTTACTGTCTGTGATTCACTCCTGGGGTGTATTTACTGTCTATGATGCACTCCTGGGGTATATTTCCTGTCTGTAATGCACTCCTGGGGTATATTTCCTGTCTGTAATGCACTCCAGGGGTATATTTACTGTCTATGATGCACTCCTGGGGTATATTTGCTGTCTATGATGCACTCCTGGGGTATATTTCCTGTCCGTAATGCACTCCTGGGGCATATCTGCTGTCTATGATGCACTCCTGGGGTATATTTGCTGTCTATGATGCACTCCTGGGGTATATTTGCTGTCTGTGATGCACTCCTGGGGTGTATTTACTGTCTGTAATGCACTCCTGGGGTATATTTGCTGTCTGTGATGCACTCCTGGGGCATATTTACTGTCTGTGATGAACTCCTAGCTCTGACATGCTGTAGAACATACGGGGTGGAGACGCTGCCCCATCTTGACTGGGTGTTTACCTGCATTCCTGAGGTGAGAGCGGACTCCTGCCAGGGAGTCTGGATGTTTGGGGCTTGTCTGCAGGAGCACCCACATTCTCGCGGCCTGGCACCCTGCCCCCAGCTCCTCGCTAGTCGCTCTGTCTCCCAGCCCCAGCGGGACATGTCTGGATGTGCCAGGCTGTTTGGTACAGGGGGCACAGGCCTCAGGAACGCAAACTGAGAGCTGGGGGGCAGTGCTGAGGGCACAGGAGTAATGTCTGCCCGTCCCCGATAATCACAGGGTGTGTGCTTGAGTGTTTCACCTGTGTATGGGTTTTTCCCAGAGCACATGCTGACCTGAGAGGGAGAATATGTGTGTGAGCTCGCGTGTGCATTAGTCTGTTTGAGTGTGTGTAAATGTGCATTAGTGTGTTGATGTGTGTGCATTAGTGTGTTTATGAGTGTATGAGTGTGCATTAGTGTGTTTATaagagtgtgtgcatgtgtttgactgtgtgtgagtgtgcatcAGTGTGTTTATaagagtgtgtgtattaatgagtgtgagtgtgcattAGTGTGTTTAtaagaatgtgtgtgtgtgcataagTGTGTTGATGTGTGCATTAGTGTGTGTGAGTATGCATTAGTGTatttgtgagagtgtgtgtataAGATGCCCACAGTGGGCTACAGGTTATAACCTAGTCCTAATTCATTGTTTATGTGTCTTGATTTTGCTGTGGTGAAGTGTCTGAGAGCTGATTACAGAGAAGATTACATCTGCTGTGCTCCAGTGCTGTGCTCCAATCTCGTGCTCTTGGtcagaaatgaaatgtattttcccTTAAAACACCCCTATTCCTGCTGGCTGCTGGGAGCTCCATTACCCAGATCCCGCACCAAGGACTCCCCAGATGACAAAGCCGATGaaaaagcaggtgtgagctgaaGAGGTTTATTAGGAAAGCGCCTCCTGTCCCTCACAGCCGGGGGGCGCTACAGTGcacacagctctgacacacgCCTGAGGATTGTCAGTGAAGTTCAAGTGACCACGACTGAGCTAGTCCCGGTGTCTCCAGACTGCGGTGGGCAGGCCGATCAGGGCGGAGTCACTCCCGCTGTTTCCAGCACTGGGATTTCATTCTCACTCTGATCGGGATTAGCCCGGAGCTGCTGATTCCGGTGCTGCGGACGGACTCTGGAGAGACTCAGGGCGGGCTTTCCCTGGGGTGTCCACCTGGCAGTGCCCCTTCAAGTTACACACGATCCTCTCCGCAGCCGCGCCCAAATGGCAACACGACCTGGAGGCCGTGGAGCACGATGTGTACTGGGGACACCGGCCCAGTTCCCAGTCCCGCGGAGGGAGGGGGTGAACACGGTTTACACTCCGCACCTGCGCCAGTCCGCTGCGGGCTTCACATGACCTTTCACCTTTGACCTTCCTGCAGGCGGAAGAGAAGACCCGGGCCGGATCCGGACCTATATCTGCGACTCCAGCGCCCAGGAGGGGCTGAGCTCGGGGACGAGGACGGTGGCGGGCGGAGCCTCTGGCGTGCCGCTGGGGGCGCTCTCCGGCCTCTGGAGGGCGTCACGGACGCCGGGGGGTAGCGTGTCGAACAGCCAGTCCTCCACCAGCAGCCCCGCCCGCCTCAGGCTGGCGCAGCGGCCCAGCTCGGCCGGCAGCGCGTCCAGGCTGTTCCCGCGCAGGTCCAGGTGCGCCAGCCGGGCCAGGTGGCGCAGGCCGGGCGGCAGGGCGGCGAGGGCGTTGCGGGCGGCGCAGAGGCGGCGCAGGCGCAGGCAGCCGGAGAACAGCTCCGGGGGCAGCGACTCCAGCCTGTTCCCGCCCAGGTCCAGCTCGGAGAGCAGCGGCAGCCCGCCCACCTCTGCGGGCAGGGCCCCCAGCAGGTTGCCGGCCAGCTGCAGGCAGCGCAGCCGGCGCAGGGTGAAGAGGGCGGGGGGCAGCGCCTGCAGCCGGTTGTGGGACAGGTCCAGCAGCTCCAGGCCGCGCAGCAGGCCCACGGCGGGCGGCAGCGCCGGGATGCGGTTGCGGGCGAGCCTCAGCGCGGTCAGGCGGCGCAGCTGCGCCAGGCCCAGCAGCTCGTCCAGGCCGCGGAGGGCGTTGCCGGACAGGTCCAGGCTGTGCAGGCCGGTCAGCGAGAGCACGGCGGCGGGCACGTGCTCCAGCTCGCAGCGCCGCAGCGCCAGCTCCGCCAGCCCGCTACCCAGCCTGCGCAGGCCGCCCAGCGCCAGCAGCCGCGTGCCCTCGTTGTGGACCTCCAGCCGGGCCAGGCTGCCCGCCAGCTCGCCCAGCTCCCCCGGCACCCGCCGCAGGCCGCCCCGCAGCGACAGCATGCGCAGCTGGCGCAGCTCGCGCAGGCAGCCCAGCCCGCCGGCCAGCCCGCCCGCCAGGTGCAGCTCGCGCAGGCCGCGCAGGGCGTAGGCCCAGCCCGGGATCTCCGCCGCCTCGGCCACGCGCAGGTGCAGCGACTCCAGGCGGTCCCGCAGGACGCGCAGCGACTCCGGGTCCAGCCGGGCGGGGCAGTGGTACAGGTGCAGCTCTCTGGGGGGAGAGAGCGGAACACCAGCAGTTATCCTGGTTATCACACGCTCACACACTCTTTCACACTCTCACTGACACACTCatactctctcacactctcataCACTCAAACACAATCACACTCACTCATactcactcacactctcactgactcacacactcacacgcacaCATGCATACTCACACACACTTTCACTCTTACACACTCTTTCTCGCACAATGTtttactaacacacacacaatcacactcacacactcacactcactctcacactcactcagtCCCGTACCGGAGTGCGGTCATGCGGGACACCTGTGCGGTCAGCCTGGTCTCGGGGATCAGCTCCAGCTTCAGCACCTCCAGCTCACgggacacacactctcacacactctcacacactctcacactcactcacactcactcacactcactcacactcacacactctcacactctctcagTCCCATACCGGAGTGCGGTCATGCTGGACACCTGTGCGGTCAGCCTGGCCTCGGGGATCAGCTCCAGCTTCAGCACCTCCagctcacaggacacacactctcacactcactcacactcacacactctcacacacactcacacactctcacactcactcagtCCCGTACCGGAGTGCGGTCATGCTGGACACCTGTGCGGTCAGCCTGGCCTCGGGGATCAGCTCCAGCTTCAGCACTTCCagctcacaggacacacactctcacactcactcacactcactcacactcactcacactcacactcactcacactcacacactctctcactcactcacactcactcacactcactcacactcacactcactcacacacacacactcactcacactcactctctcAGTCCCGTACCGGAGTGCGGTCATGCGGGACACCTGTGCGGTCAGCCTGGCCTCGGGGATCAGCTCCAGCTTCAGCACCTCCagctcacaggacacacactctcacactcactcacactcactcacactctcacactcacactcactcacacacactcacacactctcacactctctcagTCCCGTACCGGAGTGCGGTCATGCGGGACACCTGTGCGGTCAGCCTGGCCTCGGGGATCAGCTCCAGCTTCAGCACCTCCagctcacaggacacacactctcacactcactcacactcactcacactctcacactcacactcactcacacacactcacacacactcacacactctcacacactctcacactctctcagTCCCGTACCGGAGTGCGGTCATGCGGGACACCTGTGCGGTCAGCCTGGCCTCGGGGATCAGCTCCAGCTTCAGCACCTCCAGCTCACgggacacacactctcacacactctcacacactctcacactcactcacactcactcacactcactcacactcacacactctcacactctctcagTCCCGTACCGGAGTGCGGTCATGCGGGACACCTGTGCGGTCAGCCTGGCCTCGGGGATCAGCTCCAGCTTCAGCACCTCCagctcacaggacacacagtctctcactcactcacactcacacactctcacacactctcacacactctcacactcactcacactcactcacactcactcacactcacacactctcacactctctcagTCCTGTACCGGAGTGCGGTCATGCTGGACACCTGTGCGGTCAGCCTGGCCTCGGGGATCAGCTCCAGCTTCAGCACCTCCagctcacaggacacacactctcacactcactcacactcacacactctcacacacactcacacactctcacactcactcagtCCCGTACCGGAGTGCGGTCATGCTGGACACCTGTGCGGTCAGCCTGGCCTCGGGGATCAGCTCCAGCTTCAGCACTTCCagctcacaggacacacactctcacactcactcacactcactcacactcactcacactcacactcactcacactcacacactctctcactcactcacactcactcacactcactcacactcacactcactcacacacacacactcactcacactcactctctcAGTCCCGTACCGGAGTGCGGTCATGCGGGACACCTGTGCGGTCAGCCTGGCCTCGGGGATCAGCTCCAGCTTCAGCACCTCCagctcacaggacacacactctcacactcactcacactcactcacactctcacactcacactcactcacacacactcacacactctcacactctctcagTCCCGTACCGGAGTGCGGTCATGCGGGACACCTGTGCGGTCAGCCTGGCCTCGGGGATCAGCTCCAGCTTCAGCACCTCCAGCTGGCCCAGGGAGAAGAGGGCAGGTGGCAGGCGGGGCAGGCCACACAGGTGCAGCTGGGTGCGGCCGCGGTGGTCCCGGGTCACCAGGCCCCGCAGCCTCTCCGCACCCCACTGCTGCTCCAGGCTCTCCTCCAGCAGCCGCGTCTCGCTGCCGGGCGACAGGAAGACGGCCAGCCGCTGGCCGGGCAGCGGGTCGTACTGGTCAGCCAGGTGCAGCAGGAAGGCAAAGTCGTTCCTCACGTCCGGCACGTCGCGGATCGAGCTCTCCTCACGCACGCGCTGGAAAGAGTACTCCCGCAGGGACCTGCAGCGGGACAGCGGCACCGCAGACTGGACTGATTACCAGACTGGACTGAGCCCACACTGGACTGATCCACACTGGACTGAGCCCACagtggacagagagacagacagacagactaaCAGAGACATAGAGACACACTGGGACAGACCTGCGGAATATCCAGCAGAGAGTGTAGAGCCCCAGCAGCCCGTACAgccacaccagggccaggtaGGACAGCAGCAGCTTGCGCAGGACGCTGGCCAGGTCGTGCGTGCAGCGGAAGGCGCTGTAGCCCGTCAGCGCGTGGATCTGCGGCCGACACTCGTGAGTGAAGGAgatggagcccagcaggggagAGGTGTAGCTCACGATCAGCACAAACTTCACAACCTTGAACACCGTCTGAGCCACATACACCTCGGGAGACACAGCACCACAGTACAGAGCTCAGCAAGTAGTAATACCACGTGCAGTCAGGTCAGCATTAAATAGTGCACTACAGCACCGTGCGTCACAATGTAGTACACTACAACACAGTGTAACACAATATAGTACACAATAATGCAGTGCCACACGGAGCAATTTAACACAGGGCAATACAATATGGTATGCtatagcactgtgcagtttaGCACGGTGCAATTTAGCGCACTGCAATCCAATATAATACACTGTAGCACAGTGAAATTTAGTACAGCACAATACAATATGGTGCACTATAACACAGTGCAATTCAATATTGAGCACTATTGCACAGTGCAATTTAGTACACTGTAGTGTGGTGCAGTTTAACAAAATGGAATACAATATAGTACACTATAGCACAGTGCAATTTAGAACAGCACCATACCACATGGTATGCTATTGCACAGTACAATTTAGCACAGTGCAATTCAATATGATGCACTGTAGTGCAATTTGAAACACAATGCAGTACAATGTCGTACACTCTAGCACAGTGTAGCACTGTAGAGCAGAATGAGCAGAGCAGGGAGAAGACACTGACCTTGTACACCAGGTCGCCCTCCTCGCTGTGCGCCCGGAACCTGCGCACCCTCTCGAACAGCGCGCGGGCCGTCTCCCCATCGCTGCGCTCCAGGCTGGGCGGGGGGCCGGCGGAGGGCGTGGCGTCGGCGGGGGGGGGCGCGAGGGACAGCCggggggagcaggaggaggagaaggagcagAGGGAGGCcgtggaggagagagagagggaggacgAGGACAGGGGCTGGGGgtgcagggacggggacgggGACGGGGGAGGGACGGGGGCTGCGGCGGGCTGCGCGCTCCCCTCCCGGCCCAGCAGGGGGCTGTCGGTCCCGGAGTCCAGGCTGGGCCGTCCCGCGAGGGAGTTGAGCCGGAGCCGCGTCCCCTCGGCCC from Lepisosteus oculatus isolate fLepOcu1 chromosome 11, fLepOcu1.hap2, whole genome shotgun sequence includes:
- the LOC102694679 gene encoding volume-regulated anion channel subunit LRRC8D, coding for MFTLTELASLSERQSSYKILKPWWDVFMEYLVLLMLMVSVLAGTLLLSRDQVVCLPSDPPSQAPGNGSQPSQEPPRARQEPSNSNSHPQTSPAVPHPTPRGRRTHLDYQQYVYISQVCYHHALPWYSRFFPYVALLHSLALLASGSFWFKYPKTSARIEHFIAVLGKCFESPWTSRALSHTAWQDSTQTRAEGTRLRLNSLAGRPSLDSGTDSPLLGREGSAQPAAAPVPPPSPSPSLHPQPLSSSSLSLSSTASLCSFSSSCSPRLSLAPPPADATPSAGPPPSLERSDGETARALFERVRRFRAHSEEGDLVYKVYVAQTVFKVVKFVLIVSYTSPLLGSISFTHECRPQIHALTGYSAFRCTHDLASVLRKLLLSYLALVWLYGLLGLYTLCWIFRRSLREYSFQRVREESSIRDVPDVRNDFAFLLHLADQYDPLPGQRLAVFLSPGSETRLLEESLEQQWGAERLRGLVTRDHRGRTQLHLCGLPRLPPALFSLGQLEVLKLELIPEARLTAQVSRMTALRELHLYHCPARLDPESLRVLRDRLESLHLRVAEAAEIPGWAYALRGLRELHLAGGLAGGLGCLRELRQLRMLSLRGGLRRVPGELGELAGSLARLEVHNEGTRLLALGGLRRLGSGLAELALRRCELEHVPAAVLSLTGLHSLDLSGNALRGLDELLGLAQLRRLTALRLARNRIPALPPAVGLLRGLELLDLSHNRLQALPPALFTLRRLRCLQLAGNLLGALPAEVGGLPLLSELDLGGNRLESLPPELFSGCLRLRRLCAARNALAALPPGLRHLARLAHLDLRGNSLDALPAELGRCASLRRAGLLVEDWLFDTLPPGVRDALQRPESAPSGTPEAPPATVLVPELSPSWALESQI